A region from the Gammaproteobacteria bacterium genome encodes:
- a CDS encoding MogA/MoaB family molybdenum cofactor biosynthesis protein: MTGDPTTPRPLTVAILTASDLGVRGERADTSGDAIESWCRARGYEVVARTVVPDETAAIVPVLLDWSDRLDADVILTTGGTGFTARDVTPEATLAVLDGEAPGLAEALRARGALKTPYSNLSRGVAGFRGGTVIVNFPGSTGGVRDGLEILDPVLEHAVELSRGTSVSHAPRTSASP; encoded by the coding sequence GTGACCGGCGACCCGACAACCCCCCGCCCCCTGACCGTGGCGATCCTGACGGCCAGCGACCTCGGTGTCCGGGGTGAGCGCGCCGACACCAGCGGGGACGCCATCGAGTCGTGGTGCCGGGCGCGCGGGTACGAGGTGGTCGCGCGCACGGTCGTCCCGGACGAGACCGCCGCCATCGTGCCGGTGCTCCTCGACTGGTCCGACCGCCTGGACGCGGACGTCATCCTTACCACCGGGGGAACCGGCTTCACCGCCCGCGACGTCACCCCCGAGGCCACCCTGGCGGTGCTGGACGGGGAGGCTCCGGGTCTCGCCGAAGCTCTCCGGGCGCGGGGCGCGCTCAAGACCCCCTACTCGAACCTGTCGCGGGGCGTGGCCGGGTTCCGTGGGGGGACCGTGATCGTCAATTTCCCCGGCAGCACCGGCGGCGTGCGCGACGGGCTCGAGATCCTCGACCCCGTCCTCGAGCACGCCGTCGAACTCTCGCGCGGCACCTCGGTCTCGCACGCCCCCCGCACCTCCGCATCCCCGTGA
- the gcvT gene encoding glycine cleavage system aminomethyltransferase GcvT: MSAGLARTPLHDEHLRAGGRMVPFAGYEMPVQYRRGIRAEHNAVRERAGLFDVSHMGEFEVRGAGALDLVQWLTTNDAGRMEVGQAQYSAFCDATGCVLDDLLVYRFEDRYLLVVNAANRDKDWAWVTRHASGFDCEVRDISDRTALLALQGPSAAGILARLTGADLDAVGYYRFTTGEVAGVPAMVARTGYTGEDGFELYLEAGDAPAVWRALLEAGAEHGLEPTGLGARDSLRLEMGYALYGNDLDEEHSALESGLGWVVKPGKGDFSGRDALVRQKAEGIPRRLVGLRLLERGFPRPGYEIVAEGELAGTLTSGTVSPSLGEGIAMGYLPTPLAAPGTQVAVRIRRADVPAVVVRPPFYRRGSIRR, encoded by the coding sequence ATGAGCGCGGGGCTCGCCCGCACGCCGCTCCATGACGAACACCTTCGGGCCGGCGGCAGGATGGTGCCCTTCGCGGGATACGAGATGCCGGTCCAGTATCGCCGGGGCATCCGCGCGGAGCACAACGCGGTGCGCGAGCGCGCGGGTCTCTTCGACGTCTCGCACATGGGCGAATTCGAGGTGCGCGGCGCCGGGGCTCTCGACCTGGTGCAGTGGCTGACCACCAACGACGCGGGCCGCATGGAGGTGGGGCAGGCGCAGTACTCCGCATTCTGCGACGCGACGGGATGCGTGCTGGACGACCTGCTCGTCTATCGCTTCGAGGACCGCTACCTGCTGGTGGTCAACGCGGCCAACCGCGACAAGGACTGGGCGTGGGTGACGCGGCACGCGTCCGGCTTCGACTGCGAAGTGCGCGACATTTCCGACCGCACCGCCCTGCTGGCACTGCAGGGGCCTTCGGCCGCGGGCATCCTCGCCCGGCTCACCGGAGCGGACCTGGACGCTGTAGGCTACTACCGCTTCACCACCGGCGAAGTCGCCGGCGTGCCGGCGATGGTGGCGCGCACCGGGTATACCGGAGAGGACGGCTTCGAGCTGTACCTGGAGGCCGGCGACGCGCCGGCGGTCTGGCGCGCGCTGCTCGAAGCCGGTGCCGAGCACGGTCTGGAACCCACGGGCCTGGGTGCCAGGGACTCTCTGCGGCTCGAGATGGGATACGCCCTTTACGGCAACGATCTGGACGAGGAACACAGCGCGCTCGAGTCGGGGCTGGGCTGGGTGGTGAAGCCGGGGAAGGGCGACTTTTCGGGGCGTGACGCGCTGGTGCGCCAGAAGGCCGAGGGGATTCCGCGCCGCCTCGTCGGGCTGCGTTTGCTGGAACGCGGCTTCCCGCGGCCCGGCTACGAGATCGTCGCGGAGGGCGAGCTCGCCGGAACCCTGACCAGCGGGACGGTGAGCCCGTCGCTGGGAGAGGGGATCGCCATGGGCTACCTCCCCACCCCCCTCGCCGCCCCCGGCACGCAGGTGGCCGTGCGCATCCGCCGCGCGGATGTCCCCGCCGTGGTGGTCCGCCCCCCCTTCTACCGCCGCGGCTCGATCCGGCGCTGA
- the argF gene encoding ornithine carbamoyltransferase, with product MTPARKKDFLSLQDFTRDELASLLEHARRLKAGEGPRAPLRSKSLAMVFRKNSTRTRVAFEVGMVQLGGQALFLSAVDTQIGRDEPLADTARVLGRYVDGIMIRTFDQEEVEQLARWAPIPVINGLTDLLHPCQLLADLMTMQEEFGPGFDGIRVAWIGDGNNMANSWLNAASILGFELALACPRGFDPDPEIVARARAAAPVHLTRSPREAAEGADVVTTDVWASMGQEGEADARRDAFSGFTVDRALMARASERAIFLHCLPAHRGEEVTEAVLEGPRSRVFREAENRLHTQKALLIALLGEDCNDE from the coding sequence ATGACCCCAGCCCGCAAGAAGGACTTTCTGTCCCTACAGGATTTCACCCGCGACGAACTGGCGTCCTTGCTGGAGCACGCTCGGCGCCTGAAGGCCGGAGAGGGTCCGCGCGCGCCGCTCCGGAGCAAGTCCCTGGCGATGGTTTTCCGCAAGAATTCCACCCGCACCCGGGTGGCGTTCGAGGTGGGCATGGTCCAGTTGGGCGGGCAGGCGCTCTTCCTCTCCGCGGTGGACACGCAGATCGGACGCGACGAGCCGCTCGCCGACACCGCGCGCGTCCTGGGGCGCTACGTGGACGGCATCATGATCCGCACCTTCGATCAGGAGGAGGTGGAGCAACTGGCCCGCTGGGCGCCGATTCCGGTCATCAACGGCCTCACCGACCTCCTGCACCCGTGTCAGCTGCTCGCCGATCTGATGACCATGCAGGAGGAGTTCGGGCCGGGGTTCGACGGGATTCGCGTCGCCTGGATCGGAGACGGAAACAACATGGCCAACTCCTGGCTGAACGCCGCGTCCATTCTCGGCTTCGAGCTGGCGCTGGCGTGCCCCCGGGGCTTCGACCCGGACCCCGAGATCGTGGCGCGCGCCCGCGCGGCCGCCCCCGTGCACCTCACCCGATCGCCGCGCGAGGCCGCCGAGGGCGCCGATGTGGTCACCACCGACGTGTGGGCTTCGATGGGACAGGAGGGCGAGGCGGATGCACGCCGAGACGCTTTTTCGGGCTTTACCGTGGATCGCGCGCTGATGGCGCGGGCCTCCGAACGAGCGATCTTCCTGCATTGCCTCCCCGCCCACCGCGGCGAGGAGGTCACGGAGGCGGTCCTGGAAGGCCCCCGTTCACGCGTGTTCCGGGAGGCGGAGAACCGATTGCACACCCAGAAGGCACTCTTGATCGCACTGCTGGGAGAGGATTGCAATGATGAATGA
- a CDS encoding DUF4143 domain-containing protein: MRELLRATGCVVIEGVRGCGKTTTAREFAASEVLLDIDEDARHLAEADPAEVLRGSPPRLIDEWQLEPRIWNHVRRAVDDRRTVGQFILTGSAIPADDATRHTGMRRIVRLRLRPMSLHETGRSSGAISLTRLLAGDPPGAGDHTIPVGEVAELICRGGWPETVDWPLARALRANRSQVDEVARVDIRMVDGVRRDPQRVRLLLRSLARNVGTAVAKSRLVADVGARDNGGMKPHTAADYLNALERAMIVENQPAWATHLRSRAVLRKRPVRHFVDPSLAAAALGADPGRLLRDFSFLGFLFESMVVRDLRVYAQAADAEVFHYREDGRLEVDAVVQARDGRWAAFEIKLGPRMIEEGARNLLRLRNRVDPHLVGPPQALGVIVARGYGYERADGVGVIPIGALGP, encoded by the coding sequence ATGCGCGAACTCCTCCGCGCCACCGGTTGCGTGGTGATCGAGGGCGTGCGGGGTTGCGGGAAAACCACGACCGCGAGGGAGTTTGCAGCGAGCGAAGTCCTGCTCGACATCGACGAGGACGCCCGGCACCTCGCGGAAGCCGACCCGGCGGAAGTGCTGAGAGGGTCGCCGCCGCGCCTCATCGACGAGTGGCAACTGGAGCCGAGGATCTGGAACCACGTGCGACGGGCTGTCGATGACCGGCGCACTGTCGGCCAGTTCATTCTCACCGGGTCGGCCATCCCCGCGGACGACGCCACCCGGCACACAGGAATGCGCCGCATCGTCCGGCTTCGCCTGCGCCCCATGTCGCTGCACGAAACCGGACGGTCGTCGGGCGCGATCTCGTTGACGCGCCTGCTTGCGGGGGATCCTCCCGGGGCCGGAGACCACACCATTCCCGTCGGCGAGGTCGCGGAGCTGATCTGCCGGGGAGGATGGCCCGAAACCGTGGACTGGCCGCTTGCGCGCGCCCTGCGGGCGAATCGCAGCCAGGTGGACGAGGTGGCCCGCGTGGACATTCGGATGGTGGATGGCGTCCGCCGGGACCCACAACGCGTGAGGCTGCTGCTGCGTTCCCTGGCCCGCAATGTCGGCACCGCCGTTGCGAAATCCCGACTCGTCGCCGACGTGGGGGCCCGCGACAACGGGGGCATGAAGCCGCACACCGCCGCGGACTACCTCAACGCCCTGGAGAGGGCCATGATCGTCGAGAACCAGCCGGCGTGGGCAACCCACCTGCGCTCGCGGGCGGTCCTGCGCAAGCGTCCGGTCCGCCACTTCGTCGATCCGTCCCTGGCCGCGGCTGCGCTGGGAGCCGATCCCGGGCGATTGCTCAGGGACTTCAGCTTCCTCGGTTTTCTCTTCGAGTCGATGGTCGTCCGCGACCTCCGGGTGTACGCCCAGGCCGCCGACGCCGAGGTCTTCCACTACCGCGAGGACGGACGCCTTGAGGTGGATGCCGTGGTGCAGGCCCGCGACGGACGCTGGGCGGCTTTCGAGATCAAGCTGGGGCCGAGGATGATTGAGGAGGGCGCCCGCAATCTGCTCAGGCTTCGTAACCGCGTGGACCCGCACCTGGTCGGACCGCCCCAGGCGCTGGGGGTGATCGTGGCGAGAGGATACGGCTACGAGAGGGCGGACGGAGTGGGGGTGATCCCGATCGGGGCACTCGGGCCGTAG
- the hslU gene encoding ATP-dependent protease ATPase subunit HslU, whose product MAVSTTEPTAPSAAAAETDAVPDWLEQLTPRQIVTELDKYIVGQEEAKRAVAIAMRNRWRRQRVEDELRDEILPNNLILMGTTGVGKTEIARRLARLTGAPFVKVEASKFTEVGYVGRDVESMIRDLVDTSVNMVRAEREDSVQEEAERRVEEQLLDLLLPPMDGRTPPAGPVVVADGVPKVFVAGPHGVQEHAAGEELSEEDERLIMRRQRTREKLRSLLRDGQLEEREVEVEVSQAPAIDGMMVPMGGMEGMEYNFSEMLQEMLPKRTKRRSVTVAEARRILIQDELDRLVDMDEVVNEALIRAEDMGMIFLDEIDKIAGDRGGYGPDVSRGGVQRDLLPVVEGCNVQTKYGLVRTDHILFIAAGAFHVSKPSDLIPELQGRFPIRVELHSLDEGHFKRILQEPRNALLVQYQALIETEGARAEFTAGGVEEIARIAARLNERMENIGARRLQTVMTTLLEEVLFELPSEEMERPLVVDREFVRTHLEEIAEDEDLRRYIL is encoded by the coding sequence ATGGCTGTTTCAACGACGGAGCCCACGGCGCCTTCCGCAGCCGCGGCCGAGACCGACGCCGTGCCCGACTGGCTCGAGCAGCTCACGCCCCGCCAGATCGTGACGGAGCTGGACAAGTACATCGTGGGCCAGGAGGAGGCCAAGCGCGCGGTCGCCATCGCGATGCGCAATCGTTGGCGCCGGCAGCGCGTCGAGGACGAACTGAGGGACGAGATCCTGCCCAACAATCTGATCCTCATGGGCACCACCGGTGTCGGAAAGACCGAGATCGCCCGCCGCCTGGCCCGGCTGACGGGCGCGCCCTTCGTCAAGGTCGAGGCGTCCAAGTTCACCGAGGTGGGATACGTGGGCCGGGATGTCGAATCGATGATCCGCGACCTGGTCGACACCTCGGTGAACATGGTGCGCGCCGAGCGCGAGGACAGCGTCCAGGAAGAAGCCGAGCGCCGGGTCGAGGAACAGCTTCTCGACCTGCTGCTTCCGCCCATGGACGGGCGCACCCCTCCGGCGGGACCCGTGGTGGTCGCCGACGGCGTTCCCAAGGTCTTCGTCGCCGGTCCTCATGGCGTGCAGGAGCATGCCGCCGGCGAGGAGCTGAGCGAGGAGGACGAGCGCCTCATCATGCGTCGGCAGCGCACCCGCGAGAAGCTCCGCAGCCTGCTGCGGGACGGGCAGCTCGAGGAGCGGGAAGTCGAGGTGGAGGTCAGCCAGGCTCCGGCCATCGACGGCATGATGGTGCCCATGGGCGGCATGGAGGGCATGGAATACAACTTTTCCGAGATGCTCCAGGAGATGCTTCCCAAGCGCACCAAGCGACGCAGCGTGACCGTCGCGGAAGCGCGCCGCATCCTCATCCAGGACGAACTGGACCGGCTCGTGGACATGGACGAGGTCGTCAACGAGGCGCTTATCCGCGCGGAAGACATGGGGATGATCTTCCTGGACGAGATCGACAAGATCGCGGGCGACCGCGGCGGCTACGGGCCCGACGTCAGCAGGGGAGGGGTCCAGCGCGACCTGCTGCCGGTGGTGGAGGGCTGCAACGTCCAGACCAAGTACGGGCTGGTGCGCACCGACCACATCCTCTTCATCGCCGCCGGCGCCTTCCACGTTTCCAAGCCCAGCGACCTCATTCCGGAGCTCCAAGGCCGCTTTCCCATCCGCGTGGAACTGCACAGCCTCGACGAAGGACACTTCAAGCGCATCCTGCAGGAGCCGCGCAACGCCCTGCTGGTGCAGTACCAGGCGCTCATCGAGACCGAGGGTGCACGGGCCGAGTTTACGGCCGGCGGCGTCGAGGAGATCGCGCGCATCGCCGCGCGCCTGAACGAACGGATGGAGAACATCGGCGCCCGGCGCCTGCAGACCGTCATGACGACGCTCCTGGAAGAGGTACTCTTCGAGCTGCCCAGCGAGGAGATGGAGCGCCCGCTCGTCGTCGACCGCGAGTTCGTGCGCACGCACCTGGAGGAGATCGCGGAGGACGAGGACCTGCGCCGATATATCCTTTAG
- the hslV gene encoding ATP-dependent protease subunit HslV, whose translation MTTQSFHGTTVLAVRKGGQVAMGADGQVTMGDTIVKTAARKVRTLKDGRFLAGFAGAVADAFTLFETLEAKLEQFPSNLTRACVEMAKDWRTDRALRRLDALLVVADTEHLFLIGGDGNVLEPDDEVVAIGSGGAYALAAARALRAHAPLSASEIVRASLAIAGEICVYSNEEITVLDLGSESERL comes from the coding sequence ATGACCACGCAGAGTTTCCACGGCACCACCGTGCTCGCGGTCCGCAAGGGGGGCCAGGTCGCCATGGGGGCCGACGGTCAGGTCACGATGGGGGACACCATCGTGAAAACCGCGGCCCGCAAGGTCCGTACGCTCAAGGACGGCCGCTTCCTCGCCGGGTTTGCGGGGGCGGTCGCGGACGCGTTCACGCTCTTCGAAACGCTGGAGGCCAAGCTGGAGCAGTTCCCCTCCAACCTGACGCGCGCCTGCGTGGAAATGGCAAAGGACTGGCGCACGGATCGCGCGCTGCGTCGCCTGGATGCCCTGCTGGTGGTGGCCGACACCGAACACCTGTTCCTGATCGGAGGAGACGGCAACGTCCTCGAACCCGACGACGAGGTGGTGGCGATCGGCTCGGGAGGCGCCTATGCCCTGGCCGCGGCTCGCGCGCTCAGGGCGCATGCCCCGCTTTCCGCTTCGGAGATCGTGCGCGCCAGCCTGGCGATCGCCGGCGAAATCTGCGTCTACAGCAACGAAGAGATTACGGTTCTGGACCTGGGGTCCGAGTCCGAGAGGTTGTGA
- a CDS encoding tyrosine-type recombinase/integrase gives MSPEAGEFLRSLADERQLSPNTVSGYRRDIRDFERFFADYTGHAGWNWTDVDRLALRGFLGHCRRRRLSRRTSGRKLSALRSLFRFLHLEGHIESNPARALRTPRADKRLPGHMSQADAEAVFRVAEARAAENTFLGTRNLAILEILYGSGVRLAELHGLDRDRIDLISDRVRVMGKGRKERIVPLTGAAVRALRRYEPHRERVVSLNDGDRRAAIVGRHGRRLSRRSIQYVVRSALERGAEAEGLSVHSLRHSFATHLLDSGADLVSVKELLGHISLSTTQIYTHTSRERLKRIYRGAHPRA, from the coding sequence GTGAGTCCGGAGGCCGGCGAGTTTCTGCGGTCGCTGGCCGACGAACGACAACTCTCCCCGAACACGGTCTCCGGCTACCGGCGCGACATTCGGGACTTCGAGCGCTTCTTCGCCGACTACACCGGGCATGCCGGCTGGAACTGGACCGACGTCGACCGACTCGCCCTCCGGGGCTTCCTCGGACACTGCCGCCGCCGCCGGCTTTCCCGGCGCACCTCCGGGCGCAAGCTCTCGGCGCTCCGCTCCCTTTTTCGCTTCCTGCACCTCGAAGGACACATCGAGAGCAATCCCGCGCGCGCTCTGCGCACGCCCCGCGCCGACAAGCGCCTTCCCGGACACATGTCGCAGGCCGACGCGGAGGCCGTCTTCCGTGTTGCAGAGGCGCGCGCGGCCGAGAACACCTTTCTCGGCACCCGCAACCTGGCCATCCTGGAGATCCTCTACGGAAGCGGGGTGCGCCTGGCCGAGCTCCACGGGCTCGATCGCGACCGCATCGACCTGATCTCCGACCGCGTGCGCGTGATGGGGAAGGGCCGCAAGGAGCGCATCGTCCCGCTGACCGGGGCCGCGGTCCGGGCGCTCAGGCGCTACGAACCGCACCGGGAGCGCGTGGTATCGCTGAACGACGGCGACCGCCGCGCCGCCATCGTAGGCCGCCACGGCCGCCGCCTCTCGCGGCGCTCCATCCAGTATGTCGTGCGAAGTGCGCTGGAACGCGGGGCAGAGGCGGAGGGGCTTTCCGTTCACTCGCTCCGGCACAGCTTCGCGACCCATCTCCTCGACTCCGGTGCCGATCTGGTGTCGGTCAAGGAACTGCTGGGCCACATCTCGCTTTCCACGACGCAGATCTACACGCACACATCCAGGGAACGACTCAAGCGCATCTACCGCGGCGCGCACCCGCGTGCCTGA
- the topA gene encoding type I DNA topoisomerase, whose protein sequence is MKLVIVESPAKGKTIERFLGRDYEVAASFGHIRDLPRTAKEIPARLRSQPWARLGVDVDGNFEPVYVIPPESKKHISALRKKVHSADEIILATDEDREGESISWHLLEVLKPRIPVQRIAFHEITSSAIRAALEDPRQVDGKLVRAQETRRVLDRLFGYSLSPVLWKKVRAGLSAGRVQSAALRLVVEREEERQRFRSSEFWAVKATLAEAVTAGRNGEDAGFAADLIRTGGKTVATAKNFDARTGALRRSAGVVVLDEAAAARVAREATATRPWRVGRVEEKESRRRPAPPFITSTLQQAASSKLRLTPRRTMRLAQQLYEGVNLGGGDRQGLITYMRTDSVSLSQAALAETAGFIREKLGASYHQRRQFATRSRSAQEAHEAIRPTSIRRTPESLRGILDADQLKLYGLIWRRAVASQMADARIARTIIEFRVDAGEHGHVFQSVGTVVRFDGFLRVWGTSRKDVILPRLVEGQTVGGDEPAPANPPSGDEPAARIDVIEVKPLGNRTQPRSRFSEATLVRKLEEEGIGRPSTYEPTLAKLRERNYAIRKKGVLVPTYVGLCVTHLLRDHFPHYVDLKFTAGMEDALDRIAGGSVDHVRFLSDFFRGDGDGAPGLERRIEEELPRIDYPALAVGDDPATGDPLLVRIGKQHVFLQRGKAKDSPRATLPVDLLIDELTPEKASELIEARLRGRSPLGRDDETGLNVYARNGPFGPYVQLGEDDAEPKRASLPKGMSPEQVDLGFALRLLSLPRMLGEDPGTGQPVKAGLGRYGPYVNRAKTYRNLDSVERAFEITLGEALQLLEVRPRRPVLAVAGRHPETDEPLNIYRGRYGPYVTDGKVNASIPKGRSPESLGVDEALDLLARAAARKAAGKGGRRTRTARTRRRR, encoded by the coding sequence ATGAAGCTCGTCATCGTCGAATCGCCCGCGAAGGGCAAGACCATAGAGCGCTTTCTTGGCCGGGACTATGAAGTGGCTGCGAGCTTCGGCCACATCCGCGACCTGCCGCGCACCGCCAAGGAGATTCCCGCGCGCCTTCGCTCGCAGCCATGGGCCAGGCTGGGCGTTGACGTCGACGGAAACTTCGAGCCGGTCTACGTGATTCCCCCGGAGTCGAAGAAGCACATCAGCGCGCTTCGCAAGAAGGTCCACAGCGCGGACGAAATCATCCTCGCGACCGACGAGGACCGTGAGGGAGAGTCCATCAGCTGGCACCTCCTCGAAGTCCTCAAGCCGCGCATCCCGGTTCAACGCATCGCATTCCACGAGATCACGTCGAGCGCCATCAGGGCCGCTCTTGAGGATCCGCGCCAGGTGGACGGAAAGCTGGTCCGCGCACAGGAGACCCGCCGCGTCCTTGATCGCCTGTTCGGTTACTCGCTCTCACCCGTGCTCTGGAAGAAGGTGCGAGCCGGGCTGAGCGCCGGCCGCGTGCAGAGCGCCGCGCTGCGTCTCGTGGTGGAGAGGGAAGAGGAGCGCCAGAGGTTCAGGTCCTCCGAGTTCTGGGCCGTGAAGGCAACCCTCGCCGAAGCTGTGACCGCGGGGCGGAACGGCGAGGACGCCGGCTTCGCCGCCGATCTGATCCGCACCGGTGGCAAGACCGTGGCCACCGCGAAGAACTTCGACGCCAGGACCGGTGCGCTGCGGCGCTCCGCGGGCGTGGTGGTGCTGGATGAAGCTGCGGCGGCCCGCGTTGCCCGGGAGGCGACGGCGACCCGTCCCTGGCGGGTCGGGCGCGTCGAGGAGAAGGAGTCCCGGCGGCGCCCGGCGCCCCCCTTCATAACCTCCACCCTGCAGCAGGCGGCAAGCTCCAAGCTGCGCTTGACGCCCAGGCGGACGATGAGGCTGGCGCAGCAGCTCTACGAGGGGGTCAATCTGGGTGGGGGCGACCGCCAGGGTCTGATCACCTACATGCGCACCGACTCCGTGAGCCTCAGCCAGGCCGCGCTGGCGGAAACTGCCGGGTTCATCCGCGAAAAGCTCGGGGCCAGCTACCATCAGCGGCGTCAGTTCGCGACCCGCTCCCGCAGCGCACAGGAAGCGCACGAAGCCATCCGCCCGACCTCGATCCGCCGCACTCCCGAGTCGCTCCGCGGGATACTGGACGCCGACCAGCTCAAATTGTATGGGCTGATCTGGCGGCGCGCCGTGGCTTCGCAGATGGCCGACGCCCGCATAGCCCGCACCATCATCGAGTTCAGGGTGGACGCGGGCGAACACGGCCACGTCTTCCAGTCGGTCGGCACGGTGGTGCGTTTCGACGGGTTCCTGCGGGTGTGGGGCACGAGTCGCAAGGACGTCATCCTGCCTCGGCTGGTGGAGGGTCAGACCGTGGGCGGAGATGAGCCCGCGCCGGCGAACCCTCCCTCCGGGGACGAGCCGGCTGCGCGCATCGACGTCATCGAAGTCAAGCCCTTGGGCAACCGCACGCAGCCACGCTCGCGCTTTTCGGAGGCGACGCTGGTGCGCAAGCTCGAGGAGGAAGGCATCGGGCGACCTTCCACGTACGAACCCACACTCGCCAAGCTCCGCGAGCGCAACTACGCAATCCGCAAGAAGGGCGTCCTGGTGCCCACCTACGTGGGCCTGTGCGTCACACATCTGCTGCGCGACCACTTCCCGCACTACGTGGATCTCAAGTTCACGGCAGGAATGGAGGATGCCCTCGACCGCATCGCCGGCGGATCCGTCGATCACGTGCGTTTCCTCTCGGACTTCTTCCGGGGCGATGGCGACGGCGCGCCCGGCCTGGAGAGGCGGATCGAGGAAGAACTTCCCCGCATCGACTATCCCGCCCTGGCCGTGGGCGACGACCCGGCTACGGGCGATCCCCTCCTCGTGCGCATCGGCAAGCAGCATGTCTTTCTCCAGCGCGGCAAGGCGAAGGACAGCCCAAGGGCGACGCTCCCGGTGGACCTGCTCATCGATGAACTGACTCCCGAAAAGGCCTCGGAACTGATCGAGGCGCGGCTGCGCGGCAGGAGCCCGCTCGGGCGGGACGACGAAACCGGACTCAACGTCTACGCCCGCAACGGCCCGTTCGGCCCCTATGTTCAATTGGGTGAAGACGATGCGGAGCCGAAGCGAGCCAGCCTCCCGAAGGGAATGTCACCCGAACAGGTCGATCTGGGCTTCGCTCTCCGGCTGCTGTCACTTCCCCGCATGCTGGGAGAGGATCCCGGGACGGGGCAGCCGGTGAAGGCCGGGCTGGGCAGGTACGGTCCCTACGTCAACCGGGCGAAGACCTACCGCAACCTCGACTCGGTGGAGCGGGCGTTCGAAATCACGCTGGGGGAAGCGCTCCAGCTCCTGGAGGTCAGGCCGCGCAGGCCCGTGCTCGCGGTCGCAGGCCGGCACCCGGAGACGGACGAACCCCTGAACATCTACAGGGGGCGCTACGGGCCCTATGTCACGGACGGCAAGGTGAACGCCAGCATCCCGAAGGGCCGGAGTCCCGAGTCCCTCGGAGTCGACGAGGCGCTCGATCTGCTGGCCCGGGCCGCCGCGCGCAAGGCCGCCGGCAAGGGCGGCCGCCGCACCAGAACCGCCCGGACCCGCAGGCGGCGGTGA
- a CDS encoding shikimate kinase (catalyzes the formation of shikimate 3-phosphate from shikimate in aromatic amino acid biosynthesis), with product MNDPADGGSAPPPPSRILLIGFMASGKSAVGREVARLLGWRFVDFDVEIRRHTGRDIADIFDRGGEGEFRAIEARVARRLLRRDRTVLASGGGWAAQPGHMEGVAADTLSVWLKVTAETAVERARRQGVDRPLLDVPRPVEHSRRLLARREPYYRLARLTLDSEDVSVAALADRIARLARQGIEPASSPPPAHPS from the coding sequence ATGAATGACCCGGCCGACGGCGGGAGTGCCCCGCCCCCTCCTTCCCGGATCCTCCTGATTGGCTTCATGGCCAGCGGGAAGTCGGCCGTCGGTCGCGAGGTGGCGCGGCTGCTCGGCTGGCGGTTCGTCGACTTCGACGTGGAAATCCGGCGCCACACGGGGCGTGACATCGCGGACATCTTCGACCGCGGCGGCGAGGGGGAGTTCAGGGCCATCGAGGCGCGGGTGGCGCGCCGCCTGCTCCGCCGCGACCGGACCGTCCTCGCGTCGGGGGGCGGCTGGGCCGCCCAGCCCGGGCACATGGAGGGGGTGGCCGCCGACACGCTGTCCGTCTGGCTCAAGGTCACTGCGGAGACCGCGGTGGAGCGGGCCCGCAGGCAGGGCGTCGATCGACCTCTCCTCGATGTCCCCCGACCCGTCGAGCACTCCCGGCGCTTGCTTGCCCGCCGGGAACCGTACTACCGTCTCGCCCGCTTGACACTCGACAGCGAGGACGTTTCCGTAGCCGCACTGGCGGACCGGATCGCGCGTCTCGCCCGCCAGGGGATCGAACCAGCCTCCAGCCCGCCGCCAGCCCACCCATCATGA